The following are from one region of the Fusarium keratoplasticum isolate Fu6.1 chromosome 4, whole genome shotgun sequence genome:
- a CDS encoding putative T-complex protein 1 subunit theta, producing the protein MSLNIPNAPNAGLFKQGYNNYDSEDGAVLRNIDACRAIASTVQTSLGPYGRNKVVINHLQKMILTSDAATILRELDVVHPAAKLLVMASQQQEAEMGDATNLVIVLAGELLRKAEDLLRMGLKTSDIVIGYEKAQKFALETLEELSVDNVEDIRDQEELSKAISTVIASKQNGNETFLADLVSEAVLAVLPKNPANFNVDNIRVVKIMGGSLEQSRVVKGMVFPKEPDGSVKKASRAKVGVFTCPIDAGQTETKGTVLLHNAKEMMDFTKGEESQLETAIKELHDSGLRVVVCGDRVGDLAMHYLNRYGILCIRILSKFELRRVCRVVGATPLARLGAPMPDEMGTIDVVETLEIGGDRVTVFRQEDEVTRTATLVLRGATQNHLDDIERAVDDGVNVVKAITRDPRLVPGAGATEVELVERIQAHGETTPGLSQYAIKKYGEAFEVVPRTIAESAGLDATEVLSRLYAAHANSDDWDTGVDIENDDNTGTLDAKDEGILDLLISKQWAIKLATEAARTVLSVDQIIVARQAGGPKPPGPNPNWDED; encoded by the exons ATGTCGCTCAACATCCCCAACGCCCCCAACGCGGGCCTCTTTAAGCAGGGCTACAACAA CTACGACTCGGAAGATGGCGCCGTCCTGCGCAACATCGATGCCTGCAGGGCCATCGCCTCTACTGTCCAGACCTCGCTCGGTCCCTACGGTCGCAACAAGGTCGTCATCAACCACCTTCAGAAGATGATCCTCACCTCGGACGCCGCCACCATCCTCCGCGAACTCGACGTCGTCCACCCCGCcgccaagctcctcgtcatgGCCAGTCAGCAAcaagaggccgagatgggtGATGCCACCAACCTggtcatcgtcctcgccggCGAGCTGCTCCGGAAAGCGGAGGACCTGCTGCGCATGGGTCTCAAGACGTCTGATATCGTCATCGGCTACGAGAAGGCTCAGAAGTTTGCCCTCGAGACGCTTGAGGAGCTCTCGGTCGACAATGTGGAGGATATCCGGGATCAGGAGGAGCTCAGCAAGGCCATCAGCACCGTCATCGCCAGCAAGCAGAACGGCAACGAGACCTTCCTCGCTGATCTTGTCTCGGAGGCTGTCCTCGCTGTGCTCCCCAAGAACCCCGCCAACTTCAACGTCGACAACATCCGCGTCGTCAAGATCATGGGTGGAAGTCTCGAGCAGAGCAGAGTTGTCAAGGGCATGGTCTTTCCCAAGGAGCCCGATGGATctgtcaagaaggccagcCGCGCCAAGGTCGGTGTCTTCACCTGCCCCATCGACGCTGGCCagaccgagaccaagggtACTGTTCTCCTGCACAACgccaaggagatgatggactttACAAAGGGCGAGGAGTCTCAGCTCGAGAccgccatcaaggagcttcACGATTCGGGCCTGCGCGTCGTGGTCTGCGGAGACCGAGTGGGAGACCTGGCCATGCACTACCTCAACCGTTACGGCATCCTGTGCATCCGAATTCTCAGCAAGTTTGAGCTTCGAAGAGTCTGCCGTGTGGTCGGTGCCACCCCCCTGGCCCGGTTAGGTGCTCCCATGCCCGACGAGATGGGAACTATCGATGTCGTCGAGACCCTCGAGATTGGTGGTGACCGCGTCACTGTCTTccgacaagaagatgaggtcACCCGGACGGCCACCCTGGTTCTCCGAGGCGCCACCCAGAACCATCTTGATGATATCGAGCGTGCTGTTGACGACGGTGTCAACGTTGTCAAGGCCATTACTCGCGATCCTCGATTGGTCCCCGGTGCTGGTGCCACAgaggttgagctggttgagAGGATACAGGCTCATGGTGAGACGACTCCTGGTCTTAGCCAGTACGCCATCAAGAAGTACGGCGAGGCCTTTGAGGTTGTGCCCCGAACCATCGCCGAGAGTGCCGGTCTGGATGCCACCGAGGTTCTGAGCCGACTCTATGCCGCTCACGCTAACAGCGACGACTGGGATACTGGTGTTGATATTGAG AACGATGATAACACTGGCACCCTTGACGCCAAGGACGAGGGCATCCTGGAccttctcatctccaagcaATGGGCCATCAAGCTCGCCACCGAAGCCGCTCGCACAGTCCTTTCGGTCGACCAGATCATCGTGGCACGACAAGCTGGTGGACCAAAGCCCCCGGGCCCCAACCCT AACTGGGATGAGGACTAA
- a CDS encoding HMG box domain-containing protein: MPWTRTFSRVFSSSKHFQLCLFQAGATSSLGIFYLVFFHRRLTPRGLQYRTRPREHALFVDDLLLRDTARSSTVSTNCAGILQLTSRGRRAESHITPPRRIVTFLSRRGVIHRDNTFLHIMPAIPTALPPSVEEAYRRKCIQLKNRTSEVEDANDAARLRLARIKRQVEKLRIERAFLLEQLAKRTSANVEDSDGSPSPPPTDYQFAIPSELAANPQKPKDKPLRTKRGHRKSMMPDAEAKAPGGASFNTQNAGSPTSEIFSHPPESQSKGPRANGVSKEAKKPADAFELYCSETRPALEAKHKDGDAEVDVESELARGWKELPEADRDEFQAKFEQSQAKNSEPKETPAADKKEEEKPEETKPAAQDEDVEMGDDTEDQDTQAGEKAGE, from the exons ATGCCCTGGACCAGGACCTTTTCCCGCGTTTTCTCCTCATCCAAACACTTTCAACTTTGCCTCTTTCAAGCCGGCGCCACATCCTCCCTCGGCATCTTTTACCTAGTATTTTTCCACCGTCGATTGACTCCCCGAGGCTTACAGTATCGAACCCGACCGCGAGAACACGCCTTATTTGTCGACGACCTGCTCCTCCGTGATACAGCCAGATCCTCCACCGTGTCGACGAACTGCGCCGGAATCCTCCAATTGACCAGCCGCGGCCGTCGCGCTGAATCCCATATTACACCACCAAGGAGAATAGTCACTTTTTTGTCGCGACGCGGCGTCATTCATCGCGATAACACCTTCCTTCACATCATGCCTG CCATCCCCACcgccctccctccctcggTCGAGGAGGCCTACCGACGGAAATGCATCCAGCTCAAGAACCGCACGAGCGAAGTTGAAGACGCCAACGATGCCGCACGCCTCCGCCTTGCCCGTATCAAGCgccaggtcgagaagctgcgAATAGAGCGCGCCTTCTTGCTCGAACAGCTCGCGAAGCGTACCAGCGCCAACGTCGAAGATTCTGATGGCAGCCCCAGCCCGCCTCCTACA GACTACCAATTCGCCATCCCCAGTGAGTTAGCTGCTAACCCccagaagcccaaggatAAGCCGTTGCGCACCAAGCGAGGCCACCGAAAGTCCATGATGCCGgacgccgaggccaaggcgccTGGCGGTGCCTCGTTCAACACCCAGAACGCTGGCTCGCCCACGTCCGAGATCTTTTCGCACCCGCCCGAGAGCCAGTCCAAGGGCCCGCGCGCCAACGGCGTTTCTaaggaagccaagaagcccgccgaCGCCTTTGAGCTGTACTGCTCCGAGACACGACCCGCCCTCGAGGCTAAGCACAAGGACGGTGACGCCGAAGTCGACGTGGAGAGTGAGCTGGCCCGCGGCTGGAAGGAGCTGCCTGAAGCCGATAGGGACGAGTTTCAGGCCAAGTTCGAACAGTCACAGGCTAAGAACTCTGAACCTAAGGAGACACCTGCCGCGGataagaaggaggaggagaagcccgaaGAGACCAAGCCCGCAGCTcaagacgaggatgtcgagatgggcgACGACACTGAGGACCAGGATACGCAGGCGGGTGAGAAGGCAGGAGAGTGA